Proteins from a genomic interval of Flammeovirgaceae bacterium SG7u.111:
- a CDS encoding N(4)-(beta-N-acetylglucosaminyl)-L-asparaginase: protein MKNNRRDFIKKSSIGLGLAGAGMVPLSACTATTSEKVGEEKAAKDQKVTKPIVISTWNHGQPANVAAWALLKEGKSALDAVEAGVRIPESDPEVRTVGLGGYPDRDGRVTLDACIMDHHSNCGSVAFLQDIVNPISVARKVMEDTPHVMLVGEGALQFAVEKGFERTNLLTEASKKDWENWLKESKYAPVINVENHDTISMLALDEEGNISGACTTSGASYKMHGRVGDSPIIGAGLFLDNEVGGACATGLGEAVIRVSGSAMVVEMMRQGASPQEACKAIVERIYEKLKDVENLQVGFLALDKKGSYGGYAIHKGFNYAVYSDESNNTLIDAESKFS from the coding sequence ATGAAGAATAATAGACGAGATTTTATCAAAAAATCATCCATCGGATTGGGCTTAGCTGGTGCAGGGATGGTGCCCTTGAGTGCTTGTACGGCTACTACTAGCGAAAAAGTAGGTGAGGAGAAAGCGGCTAAAGATCAAAAAGTAACCAAACCAATCGTGATTTCTACATGGAATCATGGTCAGCCGGCAAATGTTGCAGCATGGGCATTGCTCAAAGAAGGTAAAAGCGCTTTGGACGCAGTAGAAGCGGGCGTTCGTATTCCTGAGTCAGACCCTGAAGTAAGAACTGTTGGACTTGGTGGATATCCTGATCGTGATGGAAGAGTGACATTAGATGCTTGTATCATGGACCATCATAGCAATTGCGGTTCAGTAGCTTTTTTGCAAGACATTGTAAACCCGATCTCTGTAGCTAGAAAAGTGATGGAAGATACTCCGCACGTAATGTTGGTAGGAGAAGGCGCACTACAATTTGCCGTAGAAAAAGGCTTTGAGCGAACTAATTTATTGACCGAAGCTTCTAAAAAGGATTGGGAAAATTGGTTGAAAGAATCTAAGTACGCGCCTGTGATCAATGTGGAAAACCATGATACGATCAGCATGCTTGCTTTAGATGAGGAAGGCAACATTTCTGGTGCATGTACGACCAGTGGCGCATCGTATAAAATGCACGGCAGGGTAGGAGATTCACCCATTATTGGAGCTGGGTTATTTTTAGATAATGAAGTTGGCGGGGCTTGTGCCACAGGTTTGGGCGAAGCGGTGATTAGGGTTTCGGGAAGTGCAATGGTGGTGGAAATGATGAGACAAGGGGCTAGCCCCCAAGAAGCATGCAAAGCTATTGTAGAGCGCATTTATGAAAAATTGAAAGATGTGGAGAATTTGCAAGTTGGCTTTTTGGCGCTCGATAAGAAAGGAAGCTACGGAGGTTACGCCATCCATAAGGGTTTTAACTATGCAGTGTATTCAGATGAATCTAACAATACTTTGATTGATGCTGAGAGTAAGTTTAGTTAA